CGGGTCCGAGCTGGACGCCCGAGTCCAGCACGCGCTGGAGCAGGTCGGCATGGAGGAGTACGCCGACCGCCCGCCCCACCACCTCTCCTTCGGCCAGCGCCGCCGGGTGGCCGTGGCGACCGTGCTGGCCATGGAGCCGGAGATCCTGGTCCTCGACGAGCCGAGCTCGAACCTCGACCCGGCCTCGCGCCGCGAGCTGGCCGACATCCTGCGCTCGCTGGACGTCACGGTGCTGATGGTCACCCACGACCTGCCCTACGCCCTCGAGCTCTGCCCGCGCGCGGTGGTGCTGAGCGACGGCACCGTGGTGGCCGACGGCGCGACGTACGACGTGCTGACCGACGACGCGCTGATGCGGGCGCACCGGCTGGAGCTGCCGTTCGGCTTCGACCCCCGCACGGTCGGGCGCCCGGTCACCGGTTGATAGCCTCCGCTCGTGGCCAAGGGCAAGCAGGAGGAAGGTCCCTCCCAGCTCGAGCGCGAGATGGAGGAGACGCGCGAGCGGCTGGCGAGCACCATCGACCAGCTCGTCTACCGCGCCAACCCCAAGACGATCGTCGGTCGCGAGGTCGCCTCGCTGAAGGCGTACTTCGTCGACCCGGCCACCGGTCAGCCCCGCAGCGAGAACATCCTCAAGGTCGCCGGCGTGCTCGTCGGCACCGTCGCGCTGTTCGTGGTGATCCGGAAGGTCTCGTCCTGACCGACAAGACCCCGATCCGGATGCTGCACGACCGCGTCCTGGTCGAGGTGGACTCCGACGGGGGCGAGCGGCGCTCCTCCGGCGGCATCGTCATCCCGGCCACCGCGGCCATGGGCGCGCGCCGCCTGGCCTGGTCGCGCGTGGTCGCGGTCGGCCCGAACGCCCGGTCCGTCGAGGCCGGCGACCGGGTCCTGTTCGACCCGGCCGACAAGTCGGAGGTCGAGGTGCACGGCGAGACCTACGTCGTCATGCGCGAGCGCGACGTGCACGCCGTGGCCGCCGACCGTCTCGAGGACGGCGGCCGACCGACCGGGCTCTACCTCTAGCCCACCCGCTTCAGGCCACAGACGGCCGGACCCTCGAGGACCGGGCCGTCCGCGTCGAAGCGCGAGCCGTGCAGCGGGCAGTCCCAGCTGCGCTCGGCCTCGTTGAAGCGCACGATCCCGCCCAGGTGGGTGCACACCCGCGAGACGCCGTCCTGGGTCACCGACCCGGTGGCCAGCGCGCCGATCCAGCCGCGGGTCAGCTCCAGGCCGACCTCGCCGTTGGCCAGCGCGGCGGTGGCCAGGCCCGTGGTCTCGTGCGGGCTCCAGGTCCGGAAGGCCTCCGACCACTCGAGGTGGCCGCCCAGGATCCGGCTGCTCAGCACCAGCGAGGCGGCGACCGCGTTGGTCATGCCCCACTTCGCGTAGCCGCCCGCCACCAGGATCTCGTCGCGGCCGGGCAGGACCGGCCCGGCGAAGGGCAGCTCGTGGTGCGGCGCGTAGTCCTGCGCGGACCAGGCGTGGGTCTCGACGGCCTCGGGCCAGAGCTCCGCGGTCCAGCGACGCAGCTCCTCGACGCGCCGGGCGGTGTCGACCTCCGCGCCCACCTTGTGCCCGTTGCCGCCGACGAGCAGCAGCGAGCCGTCGCCGTCCGGCACGTCGCGCAGCGAGCGCGAGGGGGTGTCGACGGAGAGGTACATCGCGTCCACCAGGGCCGTCGGCGTGCGGAAGGCCAGGCTGTAGGAGCGCAGCGGCTTCATCCGGGCGAAGAACCCGCCGCGGTCCAGGATCGGCATGTTGGTGGCCACGACCACGGTGTCCGCGCGGACCTCGCCGGCCTCGGTGGACACCGTGACCGGGGCGGAGCCGCGGACCTTGGTCACCCGCGCGCCCTCGACCAGGCGTACGCCGTGCGCGGCCGCCTCCAGCGACAGCGCGTCGAGCAGCTCCATCGGGTCGACCTGGAGCTGGTCGGGCAGCCGCACGCCGCCGCGGGTGCGGAAGGGGAGCGGGAAGTCGTCCTGCCACGACGCGGGCAGCCCGGCGCCGGTGGCGACGTCGAGCTCCCGGCGCAGCTGGCCCTCGCCCGAGGCGGTGTAGGCGTAGCTGACCGCGTCGCGGTGCTGGGCGGCGACGTCGTGGTCGCCGCAGAACCGCTCGAGCCAGGCCAGCCCCTCGCGCTGGGCGGTGACGTAGTCCTGGACCACCGACGAGGTGTGCTTGCGGGCGATGGTCGACAGCCGCGTGCCCTGCAGACAGCTGATCTTGGCGGTGGTGCGGCCGGTCGTGGCGTGGCCGACGGTGCCCGCCTCGAGCACGACGACCGAGCGGCCGGCGCGGCCGAGCAGCAGCGCGGTGGTCAGCCCGGTCAGCCCGGCGCCGATCACCGCGACGTCGTAGTCGCCGGACACCTCGGGGACGGGTGGCTCGGAGCGGGGGTGCCGGTCCTGCCAGAGCGAGGTCAGGGTCATCTCAGTCCTTCCGGTGGCTCTGGGCGCGGTGGCGCAGCTCGCGGCCCTTGGCCTCGTCCTCGCGCTCCTTGGCCTCGGCCTTCTCGATGTTGCGGTCGTCGCGCGGGGGCAGCTGGATCTCGACCTCGGCCTCGATGCCGGAGGCGAGCTCACGGCCACGCTCGAGCTCGGCGTCCAGCTCGGCGCCGAAGAGCAGCGCGAGGTTGGTGATCCACAGCCACAGGAGGAAGACGACGACCCCGGCCAGGGCGCCGTAGGTCTTGTCGTAGGAGGAGAAGTTCGCGACGTAGAAGCCGAACGCCGCCGAGGCGACCGCCCAGACCACGAGGGCCAGGACCGCACCCACGCTGACCCAGCGGAACCTCGGCTGCCGCACGTTGGGCGTGAAGTAGTAGAGCAGCGCGACGATCCCCACGACGACGAGCGCGATGAGCGGCCACTTGACGATCGAGAAGACCAGCTGGGCCGTGTGGCCGAGGCCCAGCGCGTCGCCGACCGCACCGGTGACCGGCCCGCTCACGACGAGCCCGGCCAGCGCCACCGCCACCAGGACGACGAGCACCGCGGTGAGCAGCAGCATCGCCGGGCGCAGCTTCCAGACCGGGCGGCCCTCGCCGATCTCGTAGATGCGGTTCATCGCGCGACCGAACGCGCCGACGTACCCGCTGGCCGACCAGAGCGCACCGAGCAGGCCGATCACCAGGCCGAGACCGACCGCCTGCGAGGCCGACAGGTCCTTCAGGGTGGGACCGATGCTGTCCACGACCCCGCCCGCGCCGACCTGGCGCAGGATGTCGAGGACCTGGTCGACGGCCTCGGTGCCCTGACCGACCAGGCCGAGCAGCGAGGTCAGCGCGATGGCGGCGGGGAAGAGCGCCAGCACGGCGTAGTAGGTGAGCGCGGCGGCCAGGTCGGTGCACTGGTCGGAGGAGAACTCCCGCGCGGTCTTGCGGAGCACGTAGCCCCAGGAGTGCTGGTCGAGGTCGGTCGGGTCGTCGACCTTCCCGGGTGCCTCCGGGGCCGGCCGGTCGTCGGTCGTGCTGTCGGTGGAAGGCATGCTCAGCGGTGCCCTCGGCACCGCTGAGCAACCCTCACCCCCTGGGGTGTCAGGCCCGCGCGGGGAACCGCTCCCAGACCCGGTGGTGCGCCATCAGCGCCTGCACGTCGGCGAGCACGCCGGCCGCGTCGTCACCGCTCACCACGCCGGCCACGCCGTCCAGGCCGAGGGCGGTCAGCGCGGCGGTGCCGTCGCCCCACGCGCCGATGACCTTGGCGTGGCGGTAGCACTCCTCCAGCAGCAGCGTGACCCGCGGGTCGAGGGCCGCGGTGTCCGCGCCGGCCTTCGCGTCGCGGGCCGGGAGCGCGTCGGGCGCCGGCGGCGCCGCACCGGCCACGAGCACCGCGTCGAGCTCGATGGAGCGGACCGTGGCAAAGGTCCGCTGCACCGTGGTGCCCTCGACCTGGCCGCCGTGGGGCGCGATGACGAGGGGCACGACGCCGGCCGCGAGCAGCGTGCGGCGGGTGGCCTCGACCCCCTCGAGGTCACCGGACGGGTCGACGACGATCCCGACCATCCGGCCGTCCGGCGGCCACTCGCCGGGCAGCTGCGAGAGCGCCGGGGAGAGCTCGACGTCGGGCACCTCGACGCTCGCCGCGGGCGCCGGCAGGCCGAGCCCGGTGGCCACCTGCGCGCACAGGTCGGCGTCGATGTTGGCCAGGCACTGGAGCTGGCGCTCCTTGACCGCCTGCTCGTAGCACTTGCCGAGCTCGAAGGTGTAGGCCAGCACGATGTGCTCCTGCTCGACCGGGGTCATGCTCCGGTAGAACTGCCGCGTCTGGCTGTAGTGGTCGTCGTACGACGCCGGGTTGGCCCGCACCTTGCTGGCCGCCGGCACCTGCACCGGCACGTCGACGAACGCGCCCTCGTCCATGCCCGCGAAGAACGGGCAGCCACCGTCCAGGGTGTTGGGCTTGTACGGCGCGACGCCGCCGTGGACCGCGCTCTGGTGGTAGCCGTCGCGGTGCATGTCGTTGACCGGCGCGTGCGGGCGGTTGATGGGGATCTGGTTGAAGTTCGGCCCGGCCAGCCGGGTGAGCTGGGTGTCGAGGTAGGAGAAGTTGCGGGCCATCAGCAGCGGGTCGTCGGTGCCGTCGATGCCGGGCACGAGGTGCCCGGTGTGGAAGGCGACCTGCTCGGTCTCGGCGAAGTAGTTCGTCGGGTTGCCGGTCAGCGTCATGGTGCCGATCAGCTGGACCGGCGCGAGCTCCTCGGGGACCAGCTTGGTCGGGTCGAGCAGGTCGATGCCCTCGAACGTCTGGTCGGGGGTGTCCGCGAAGGTCTGGATCCCCAGGTCCCACACCGGGTAGGCGCCGGACTCGATGGCGTCGTGCAGGTCGCGGCGGTGGAAGTCCGGGTCGACGCCCGCGGCCAGCTGCGCCTCCTCCCAGGTCAGGGAGTGCACGCCGAGGCGCGGCTTCCAGTGGAACTTGCACAGCGTCGTGCCGCCCTCGGCGTCGACGAGGCGGAAGGTGTGGACGCCGAAGCCCTCCATCATCCGGTAGCTGCGCGGGAGGCCGCGGTCGGACATGTTCCACATCGCGTGGTGCTGGCCCTCGGTGTGCAGCGAGACGAAGTCCCAGAACGTGTCGTGCGCACTCTGCGCCTGCGGGATCTCGCGGTCCGGGTGCGGCTTGCCGGCGTGGATGACGTCGGGGAACTTGATGCCGTCCTGGATGAAGAAGACCGGGATGTTGTTGCCGACCAGGTCCCAGTTGCCCTCGGAGGAGTAGAACTTCACCGCGAAGCCGCGGGTGTCGCGCACGGTGTCGGCCGAGCCGCGCGAGCCGAGCACGGTGGAGAAGCGCACGAAGACCGGGGTCTCGACGTCCTTGCCGAAGACCGCGGCGCGCGAGACCGAGGTGGCCGCGCCGTTGGCCACGAAGACGCCGTGCGCACCGGCGCCGCGGGCGTGCACCACGCGCTCGGGGATCCGCTCGTGGTCGAAGTGCATGATCTTCTCGCGCAGGTGGTGGTCGGCCAGGACCGTCGGCCCCCGCGCGCCCACCTTGAGCGAGTGGTCGGTGTCGTGCAGGCGCACGCCGGTGGCCGTGGTGAGGTAGGCGCCCTGCTGCGCGCTCGCCGTCGGCGGGTCCGCGCTCGGGGCGCCGGTGGGCGAGAGCGGCGTCGGCTGCTCCTGGTCGGGCTTCGGCGGCGGTGTCTCGCGCGGCTCGGTCGGCTCCTCGAGCGACGGCGGCTCGCTGCCCGGAGCGCCGGGGATGGGCGGCTCGGTCAGGCTCGCGGCCTTGCTGGCCGCGGTCTCGGCCACCTCCTCGACCTTCTCGCCGACCGCCTTCGCGGTGTCCTTGAGCTTCTCCTTGGGGTCCATGCGGTTCCTCCCGGTCGCGGCTGTCGCGGACAGGTGCCCCGCACGGCTGGGCCGGTCCCCACCTGTGGGGGTGAATGCGAGGACCGGGAAGCGTTGGTGCGACCGCCGCGGTTACCCGGCGCCATGAGCAACCAGCACGGCGTGAACGACGGCAGCATCCAGGTCAACACCGGCGGGACGCCGTACGACGTGGGCGCGGCGGGCTTCCTGCGCACGGTGACGGGCGCCTACGGCCTCGTGTTCCTCATCGTCGGGATCCTCGGGTTCGTCCCCGGCGTCACGACCCACTACGGCGACCTCACCTTCGCCGGACACACGAGCGGAGCCGAGCTGGCCGGCGTGTTCCAGGTCTCGGTGCTGCACAACCTCATCCACCTGGCCTACGGCGTCGTGGGGCTCACCCTCGCCGCTCGGCCGCGGCCCGCCGCGCTCTACCTGCTCCTCGGCGGCGTGGTGTACGCCGTGGTCTGGCTCTACGGGGTGCTGGTCGGGGACGACAGCCAGGCCAACGTCGTGCCGCTCAACTCCGCCGACGACTGGCTGCACCTGGTGCTGGCCGTCTCGATGGTCGCGCTCGGGGTCCTCGGCCTGCGCCGGCTCCGGCACCGTGGGCGCGGGCCCTCGCTGGCCTGAGGCTCAGCGCAGCAGGCCGTAGGCGCGGCTCGGCCGCAGCCGGACGAGGACGCGCTCCTCGCGGACCTGGGCGGCGCGGTAGTCGTCCCAGTCGGGGTGCTCGCCGGAGAGCTCGCGGTAGTAGTCGACCAGCTCCTCGACCACAGCGTCGTGCGGGTCGCGGGCCACGTCGGACAGCGTGGCCTCGCCCTCGAGGACGACGTAGCTCCAGAAGTCCTCGCCGTTGAGGTGCAGCGCGGCCCACGGGGTGCGCTGGAGGTTCTTGTACTTCGCGCGGCTGGTGGTGATGGAGACCTGGACGTCGCCGTCGTCGGTCACGCGGTGCAGCACGTTGGACAGCTGGGGGCGGCCGTCGGAGGACCGGATGGTCACCAGGACCGACTGGTGGTTGCGGCGGGCGGCGGCCAGGGCCTGCTCGAGCTCCATGCCGGTGCAGCGCGGCCGCGGCCCGGGTTGTTCCGCCGTCAGTCGGTGGGGCGTCCGAGCGGCGCGGCGGTGACGACCACCGAGCGCTGGTAGGCCGCGCCGTCCCAGCCCCCGGCCGAGATCATGACGAGCCGGCCGGCGCCGCCGTCCTGCTTGAACAGCGTCAGCCCGACCCGGTCCATGGTGGTCGGGTCGAAGGTGCGCACGGTGCTGACCTGGTAGCGCATGGTGCCCCGCTCGGTGAGCAGGTCCACGGTGTCGCCCTCGGCCATCTCGCCCAGCTGGGTGAGCCCGCCGTGGCCGCCCGCGACGTGGCCGATGAGGATCGTCTGGCCCTGGGCGGCGCCCGCGCGGGCGCTGCCGTCCCACCAGCTGACGAGCGGGGCGTCGTCGGGCGGCGCCGCGAGCGCGGCGCGGGGCTCGACGGTGGACTTCACCAGCGGGGAGACCAGCCGGACACCGGACGGCCCGCCGGCAGCGACCCGGACGGGGTCGGCCGGGGTCATCCGGGTGTACGTCGGCGCGGCGGCGCCGTCGCCGCCCGGTCCGAGCGCGTCCCACCACGCCGAGGGCACGCTCAGGCCCAGCGCGACGAGCACACCGAGCACGCTCAGCACGGCGGCGACCCGGCCGAACCCGGAGGCGAACCGGTCGAAGGGTCGCTCCGCGGCGGGGGAGAGGGTGCCGGCCATGCCAGGTCAACGCGGCACGCCCGGTCGCGGTTACGCCCGGGCCATCTCCGCCCACGGCTGGGCGGGCACGTCGAGCTCGGCCATCCGGAGCTCGTAGGCCCGGTGGTGGTGGCGCGCCTCGCCGTAGCGCCCGAGCCGGCACAGCAGACCCACCAGCTCGGCGTACGCCGCCTCGTCGTAGGGGTCGGCGGCGACCAGCCGGGAGTACCACGTCAGGGCGTCCGCGGGCCGCTCGCCCGCGGCGACAGCGGAGGCCAGGGTGCGCAGCACGTCGCGGCCGAGCGCCTCGCTCTCCTCCCGCTCGCCGTCGGCCCAGCCGGCCTCGCCCTCCAGCCAGCCCTCGCCGAGCTCGCCGGTGTGCATGGCGGCGGCGGCCTCGAGCATGCGCACGGCGCGCGGCGAGCCCGCGCGGGCGGCGGCCAGCGCGGCGCGCGCGGCGCCGGCGAAGCCGACCAGGTCGACGTCGACGTGGCGCAGGTCCAGGCGGACGGTGTCGCGGTCGGCGACCACGTGGTGGTCGGCAGGGAAGGCGCGGCCCGGGTCCAGGACGGCGCGGACGTGGGACAGCGCGACCGAGAGCCGGTTGCCGACGCCC
This genomic window from Nocardioides anomalus contains:
- a CDS encoding energy-coupling factor ABC transporter ATP-binding protein, producing the protein MTPVLDVEGLAFAYPDGHQALFGVDLHVHRGERVALLGPNGAGKTTLVLHLNGILVAGAGTVAVSGLPVTKANIPEIRRRVGIVFQDPDDQLFMGTVRQDVAFGPANLGLRGSELDARVQHALEQVGMEEYADRPPHHLSFGQRRRVAVATVLAMEPEILVLDEPSSNLDPASRRELADILRSLDVTVLMVTHDLPYALELCPRAVVLSDGTVVADGATYDVLTDDALMRAHRLELPFGFDPRTVGRPVTG
- a CDS encoding DUF3618 domain-containing protein codes for the protein MAKGKQEEGPSQLEREMEETRERLASTIDQLVYRANPKTIVGREVASLKAYFVDPATGQPRSENILKVAGVLVGTVALFVVIRKVSS
- a CDS encoding GroES family chaperonin; protein product: MLHDRVLVEVDSDGGERRSSGGIVIPATAAMGARRLAWSRVVAVGPNARSVEAGDRVLFDPADKSEVEVHGETYVVMRERDVHAVAADRLEDGGRPTGLYL
- a CDS encoding FAD-dependent oxidoreductase, which gives rise to MTLTSLWQDRHPRSEPPVPEVSGDYDVAVIGAGLTGLTTALLLGRAGRSVVVLEAGTVGHATTGRTTAKISCLQGTRLSTIARKHTSSVVQDYVTAQREGLAWLERFCGDHDVAAQHRDAVSYAYTASGEGQLRRELDVATGAGLPASWQDDFPLPFRTRGGVRLPDQLQVDPMELLDALSLEAAAHGVRLVEGARVTKVRGSAPVTVSTEAGEVRADTVVVATNMPILDRGGFFARMKPLRSYSLAFRTPTALVDAMYLSVDTPSRSLRDVPDGDGSLLLVGGNGHKVGAEVDTARRVEELRRWTAELWPEAVETHAWSAQDYAPHHELPFAGPVLPGRDEILVAGGYAKWGMTNAVAASLVLSSRILGGHLEWSEAFRTWSPHETTGLATAALANGEVGLELTRGWIGALATGSVTQDGVSRVCTHLGGIVRFNEAERSWDCPLHGSRFDADGPVLEGPAVCGLKRVG
- a CDS encoding YihY/virulence factor BrkB family protein; the encoded protein is MPSTDSTTDDRPAPEAPGKVDDPTDLDQHSWGYVLRKTAREFSSDQCTDLAAALTYYAVLALFPAAIALTSLLGLVGQGTEAVDQVLDILRQVGAGGVVDSIGPTLKDLSASQAVGLGLVIGLLGALWSASGYVGAFGRAMNRIYEIGEGRPVWKLRPAMLLLTAVLVVLVAVALAGLVVSGPVTGAVGDALGLGHTAQLVFSIVKWPLIALVVVGIVALLYYFTPNVRQPRFRWVSVGAVLALVVWAVASAAFGFYVANFSSYDKTYGALAGVVVFLLWLWITNLALLFGAELDAELERGRELASGIEAEVEIQLPPRDDRNIEKAEAKEREDEAKGRELRHRAQSHRKD
- a CDS encoding catalase, with translation MDPKEKLKDTAKAVGEKVEEVAETAASKAASLTEPPIPGAPGSEPPSLEEPTEPRETPPPKPDQEQPTPLSPTGAPSADPPTASAQQGAYLTTATGVRLHDTDHSLKVGARGPTVLADHHLREKIMHFDHERIPERVVHARGAGAHGVFVANGAATSVSRAAVFGKDVETPVFVRFSTVLGSRGSADTVRDTRGFAVKFYSSEGNWDLVGNNIPVFFIQDGIKFPDVIHAGKPHPDREIPQAQSAHDTFWDFVSLHTEGQHHAMWNMSDRGLPRSYRMMEGFGVHTFRLVDAEGGTTLCKFHWKPRLGVHSLTWEEAQLAAGVDPDFHRRDLHDAIESGAYPVWDLGIQTFADTPDQTFEGIDLLDPTKLVPEELAPVQLIGTMTLTGNPTNYFAETEQVAFHTGHLVPGIDGTDDPLLMARNFSYLDTQLTRLAGPNFNQIPINRPHAPVNDMHRDGYHQSAVHGGVAPYKPNTLDGGCPFFAGMDEGAFVDVPVQVPAASKVRANPASYDDHYSQTRQFYRSMTPVEQEHIVLAYTFELGKCYEQAVKERQLQCLANIDADLCAQVATGLGLPAPAASVEVPDVELSPALSQLPGEWPPDGRMVGIVVDPSGDLEGVEATRRTLLAAGVVPLVIAPHGGQVEGTTVQRTFATVRSIELDAVLVAGAAPPAPDALPARDAKAGADTAALDPRVTLLLEECYRHAKVIGAWGDGTAALTALGLDGVAGVVSGDDAAGVLADVQALMAHHRVWERFPARA
- a CDS encoding DUF4383 domain-containing protein is translated as MSNQHGVNDGSIQVNTGGTPYDVGAAGFLRTVTGAYGLVFLIVGILGFVPGVTTHYGDLTFAGHTSGAELAGVFQVSVLHNLIHLAYGVVGLTLAARPRPAALYLLLGGVVYAVVWLYGVLVGDDSQANVVPLNSADDWLHLVLAVSMVALGVLGLRRLRHRGRGPSLA
- a CDS encoding PPOX class F420-dependent oxidoreductase, coding for MELEQALAAARRNHQSVLVTIRSSDGRPQLSNVLHRVTDDGDVQVSITTSRAKYKNLQRTPWAALHLNGEDFWSYVVLEGEATLSDVARDPHDAVVEELVDYYRELSGEHPDWDDYRAAQVREERVLVRLRPSRAYGLLR
- a CDS encoding sortase domain-containing protein — protein: MAGTLSPAAERPFDRFASGFGRVAAVLSVLGVLVALGLSVPSAWWDALGPGGDGAAAPTYTRMTPADPVRVAAGGPSGVRLVSPLVKSTVEPRAALAAPPDDAPLVSWWDGSARAGAAQGQTILIGHVAGGHGGLTQLGEMAEGDTVDLLTERGTMRYQVSTVRTFDPTTMDRVGLTLFKQDGGAGRLVMISAGGWDGAAYQRSVVVTAAPLGRPTD